Part of the Nicotiana sylvestris chromosome 5, ASM39365v2, whole genome shotgun sequence genome is shown below.
TTGCCTTCAAGCTtctccagagaacttctctaggaaccttgtcatacgctttttctaggtcaataaacaccatgtgcagatctttcttcttatctctgtactgttcaaccaacctcctaacaaggtgtatagcttctgtAGTAGAACGACCCGGCATGAAACCAAATTGGTTGTCAGAGACGGATACCGTCATCCTCAACCTTGCTTCAACTACCCTCTCCCATACTTTCatagtatgacttagtaatttgatacccctataattgttacagctctggatatcacctttgttcttatacagtgggaccaccgtactccacctccactcatctggtatcctcttcgccttaaaaataacattcaaCAACCTAGTCAACCACTCCAAACCTGTTTTCCCCACACACTTCCAAAATTCTACCGGAATCTCGTCAGGCCCGGTCGCtttgcccctactcatcttactcaTAGCTCCCACGACCTCCTCAACCTTGATGCGCCTGCAGTACCCAGAGTCAGCGTAACTCTCGGAATGCTCCAATTCACCGAGCACAATATCCCGATCCCCTACTTCATTAAGAAGTTTCTGAAAATAAGTTTGTCATCCCCTCTTAATCTGAGAATCTTCCATCAATACTCTCCCATCGTCGTCCTTGACGCATCTCACTCGGTCTAAATCTCGAGCTTTCCTCTCTCTCAGCTTGGCCAGCTTAAATAACTTATTCTCCCCTCCTTTTTTTCCTAGTTCCTCGTATATATGACTATAAGCCGCagtcttagcctccgtgaccgccatcttcgcttccttcctagctaccttatacctctccaTGCACGCTCGCCTCTCCCCTCGCCTATGCTCCCCCTAACGCCCGGTACGCCTCCTTTTTGGCTTTCACTTTACCTTGTACCACTTTATTCCACCACCATTCTCCTTTGTGCCTGCCGGAGACACCCGTtgagacccctaacacctctctcgcagcCTCTCTTATACAGTTTGCTGTCGTTGACCACATAGAGTTCGCGTCACCACTGCTCCTCCAAGCTCCCATAACCGACAACCGCCCTTCCAACTCTTGAGCTTTGTCCTTAGTTAAGATTCCCCACCTGATTCTCGGTCTTCCTCGACCCGACATTTTCCTCCTCTTCACTATAATACCaacgtccatcaccaagagcctatgttGCGTCACAAGTATCTCACCTGGAATCACCTTACAGTCCTTGCACAAGCCTCTGTCGCgcctcctgaggaggagatagtcaatttgagtcttcgccaccgcaTTTTGAAAAGTAACCAAATGCCCCTCCCTCTTCGGAAAGCAAGAGTTAGCAACCACCTACCCAAAAGCCTTAGCGAAGTCCAGTAACGAGGTTCCTCCTTCGTTCCTCTCCCCAAAACCGAAGCCTCCATGCACTGCGTCATACACACCTGCGTTCGACCCAATATggccattgaaatcccctcctatgaataactTCTCATTAGGTGGTACCTGCTGTATAATCTCATCAAACCCCTCCCAAAAGCGTCGTTTAACCTCCTCATCGAGGCCCATATGAGGCGCATAGGCACTAACGACGTTTATGGTGCACTGACCAACTACCAACTTAATACTCATCAATCTATCATTCACTCGTCTAACCTCAACAACATACTCTCTAAGTTCCCTATCCACCAatatacccactccattcttacccttcTGGGTTCCAGAGTTCCAAAGTTTATACCCATCCGCCCCCTCGCACTCGACCCTGCCCACcttgtctcctggacacacgctatattgacCCTCCTCTTCTTGAGGATCTTCGTCAGCTTTATAGATTTGCCTGTCAATGAACCTGTGTTCCATGACCCAATTCTCAATCGGTGGACACCCTCGTTCCCTTTACCTCCCTTACATCCCAACCCACCTCCTAGCCCCCGCTCTACCTCCCGACCCACCCCCCGCACGCCCCGGGGACATGAACTCACTTGACCATGCGCCTCTCTTCAAATGAAATTAAATAAAGCTTGATATGAAAATCAATAAAGGGCAATGacccttgttttctttttctttttgtaagcCAAAATGTTAAAGAGAAAACCATATCGACTTCAGAAAATCAAATTGATTTCATCAGTAAAATGTTAAACATATATAAATAGTGAAaatgattataacctgaatatccAGAAAACATAAACTCCTCTAGCAATTACGAATTTCAAACATTAATAATCTTCAACAGCACGTTTCTTTCAATTAAAAGCATTGGTGTACGTCCCATTAGAGGGACCAAGATAATTCCATATGCTACAACAGAACATTCAAAAGAAAGTCAAAGAATGGAACCCAATCAACGCATGCATGCACTCAATATTATTCCAAAATGCAAGTCCAAACTATAAGCAATTGCGAGCACGGGTCAAAAAAGTAGGAATCAAGCTAATGATAATGATTAACATATAGAGGACAGGAATTTATAACATAGGATGAAATTGTTACCAACCATAACAAGAATAATTTGTCTTTATCAAAGCGAAAGTACTTTAGGTGGAAAATCATGATTGAGTTGACACAATCATGATTGAGTTCAATGGTGGAAAACACCACCAAAGTTTCCCCTTGATTAAACTTTACGGTGGACCTTTACATACTGATTAGACCATTCTAAAAAATAAAAGTCGTATCTAACGTTTCTTTTCCGAAGTACTAGCACGTTAACAAGACAGACCAAAAGTTACTCCCAAGAGTTATTTTCTTTGTTTGGATTCCAATGCTGAACCACAAAAAAGAAAGCTTGTGGCTAAGAGAGAGGTCATATTTAAATTGCAATGTTATGAATTTGAATCTTAATAGTTTTCTAGCGACAATTAataaaattgaattttttctacTTGTTTATTGATTTAAAAACTTCATGTACAAGGGTTATTTGGTCAAGTTTATTAGATTAATTACTGGAAATACACTAGACAAATAATGCAGCAGTGTCCGAGACTTAAATGAAGACGAGCAATAACTCTTTCTCTCTCCAGAAAATAACCAACGGATGCCAAAAAAATGCGAATACTCATCGCGATCCTCCTAAATGGATCTGTCGGACGACACTATTCCGATGCGTCTGGAAGGTCAAACTACTCCCCCACTATTGCGAACCCAAACATGGAAACAATTGATGGAAAGTTCTCTTTCTGATAATTATGGAGCAGAGACAATGTCGAGAAGGCCATGTATTGATATATTAAGTAGTTACATGAGCCTATGTATTTATACAAGATATTGATCCTATATTTTTGGCAATACAACATAGAGTAAAACTCTTTTAGGATGTCTAATACAAGAATCCTAATTCTAATAGACTAAAGCTAAGTGATCGGGTAGTGATCAGGTTTGTTAACCTTATCTATATCTTCAATACTTCCCCTCAAGCTAGTTGG
Proteins encoded:
- the LOC138869135 gene encoding uncharacterized protein, with product MEHRFIDRQIYKADEDPQEEEGQYSVCPGDKVGRVECEGADGYKLWNSGTQKGKNGVGILVDRELREYVVEVRRVNDRLMSIKLVVGQCTINVVSAYAPHMGLDEEVKRRFWEGFDEIIQQVPPNEKLFIGGDFNGHIGSNAGVYDAVHGGFGFGERNEGGTSLLDFAKAFGRRDRGLCKDCKVIPGEILVTQHRLLVMDVGIIVKRRKMSGRGRPRIRWGILTKDKAQELEGRLSVMGAWRSSGDANSMWSTTANCIREAAREVLGVSTGVSGRHKGEWWWNKVVQGKVKAKKEAYRALGGA